From the Candidatus Peribacteria bacterium genome, one window contains:
- a CDS encoding glycosyltransferase family 39 protein — MFSRFSLPQSRWTAAFIAEICVCTLLMAGSLAAALSLGAYNATAVYQYDNRASHEVGIPFTMDGEGEYFTVNVNFSLNRLHASTFVIGPDDCLEEMIVNGETVHNVAGLCNMGPGHAIRLPALKAGDNMLSARVHDTGGKGGFLMRTSWLDPLLLTLVLFMAALFSWIGARLILLSKKAKEAAFLPALIAIGLLIRLSLSWHGGFGGDIHLNQEWSRSAVELGMVQSYNEQVNPEVMLPNYPPLNILMFATAGYFFKYTVSPDFDPELPAFDIIIKLPAMIADLVTVVVLFLVLVPMAGRRKALFAALLYAVHPAVFHDSSIWGQTDSVFTLFMCLSLLAAQRHRWLFAGMAVTAALLFKMQAIIILPVLAIIAGLYWHRWLMMIAGGAIVTVPVMIPFIAKNMSGKFVDIFVNSVGYYSSLSSNAYNMWVMLYSRDTGKSATDLFLNVMEHRTVGLILWGIVILSVTFGWMRSIRNDIEMKGKTGVVFLSAALIAYSFFLFNAEMHERYLFAYMALGLPLVMTGRKGIFLYLSASFLFLLNLVSLVAFSDFDRVLVQETFGKSHAVAIATANMIVFFVTWRHLHVYQKGTVSGLSWKFFSLIRSIHPFAPAKKGQKSLLQRLNLR, encoded by the coding sequence ATGTTCTCCCGCTTCTCTCTTCCACAATCCCGCTGGACCGCAGCGTTCATTGCAGAAATCTGTGTCTGCACACTCCTGATGGCCGGCAGTCTTGCCGCCGCGCTCTCGCTCGGCGCTTACAATGCGACCGCTGTGTATCAGTATGACAATCGCGCATCGCATGAGGTCGGCATTCCTTTTACCATGGACGGAGAGGGTGAATACTTCACCGTGAACGTGAACTTTTCCCTCAACAGATTGCATGCCAGCACATTCGTCATTGGACCCGATGATTGTCTGGAGGAAATGATCGTGAATGGTGAGACGGTCCACAACGTCGCGGGTCTGTGCAATATGGGTCCCGGTCACGCCATTCGTCTGCCTGCACTGAAGGCTGGAGACAATATGCTCTCTGCCCGCGTGCATGACACCGGTGGTAAGGGAGGATTCCTGATGCGCACATCCTGGCTTGATCCTTTGCTGCTGACTCTTGTCCTTTTCATGGCCGCACTCTTCTCCTGGATTGGCGCCCGTCTGATCCTGCTTTCAAAAAAAGCAAAAGAGGCTGCGTTCCTGCCCGCTCTTATTGCGATCGGTCTTCTCATCCGCCTCTCGCTTTCGTGGCACGGCGGATTCGGCGGCGACATTCATCTCAATCAGGAATGGTCGAGAAGTGCTGTCGAACTTGGCATGGTGCAGTCCTATAACGAACAGGTGAATCCGGAAGTCATGCTCCCAAACTATCCGCCGCTCAATATTCTGATGTTTGCGACGGCCGGGTATTTCTTCAAGTACACCGTCTCCCCGGACTTCGATCCGGAACTGCCGGCATTTGATATCATCATCAAATTGCCTGCCATGATTGCGGATCTTGTAACGGTTGTCGTGCTCTTCCTTGTCCTTGTGCCGATGGCCGGCCGCAGGAAGGCGCTCTTTGCAGCGCTCCTGTATGCCGTGCATCCCGCCGTCTTCCACGACTCCAGCATCTGGGGTCAGACCGACAGCGTGTTTACCCTCTTCATGTGTCTGTCCCTTCTTGCTGCACAGCGTCACCGATGGCTGTTTGCGGGCATGGCTGTCACGGCGGCACTCCTCTTCAAAATGCAGGCGATTATTATCCTGCCGGTTCTTGCGATTATCGCAGGACTCTACTGGCACCGCTGGCTGATGATGATTGCCGGTGGCGCCATTGTGACTGTTCCTGTGATGATTCCGTTTATTGCAAAAAACATGTCCGGCAAATTTGTTGATATTTTCGTGAACTCCGTCGGATATTACTCAAGCCTCAGTTCGAACGCGTACAACATGTGGGTCATGCTCTACTCCAGAGACACCGGAAAATCCGCAACGGATCTTTTCCTGAATGTCATGGAGCACCGCACAGTCGGACTGATTCTGTGGGGCATTGTGATTCTCTCTGTCACGTTCGGATGGATGCGATCCATCAGGAATGATATTGAGATGAAAGGAAAAACAGGTGTCGTCTTTTTGTCTGCTGCGCTGATTGCCTATTCATTCTTCCTCTTCAACGCGGAAATGCACGAGCGGTATTTGTTTGCCTACATGGCTCTCGGACTTCCGCTGGTGATGACGGGGCGCAAAGGAATCTTCCTGTATCTGAGCGCCTCCTTCCTCTTCCTCCTGAACCTTGTTTCATTGGTTGCCTTCTCGGATTTCGACAGAGTGCTGGTGCAGGAAACCTTCGGAAAATCCCACGCTGTAGCCATTGCAACTGCCAATATGATCGTCTTCTTTGTGACCTGGCGACATCTGCATGTGTATCAGAAGGGAACGGTCAGCGGACTATCCTGGAAGTTTTTCTCGCTGATCAGGTCCATACATCCCTTTGCGCCTGCCAAAAAGGGGCAGAAGAGCCTTTTGCAGCGGTTGAATCTTCGCTAG
- a CDS encoding glycosyltransferase family 39 protein encodes MKKARILHALRTHLTWSHFVRTLRGNWDICLILLIGILVRTWAFGDIPAGLNQDEAATGYDAWAVLTNGIDRNAFPFPVMFVSWGSGMYALNGYLAWPFMLFLGLSEVSIRMPHLVLGIASLILFYALARRCTDRPTAVMALFLLSINPWHIMISRWGLDSNVLPGMFLIAVFLLVLGLQKRIYLPWAAFVLGLCLYLYGTAYVVVPVFLLLTLIALRLFWKTTWSTLGLSAIVGFITGLPIALYVLINQFQWSSIVLPFMSIPRLSGVPRFQTVSSVFGGNGSEILHNLTDFWRLLLWQDDGLIWNSLPGYGLLYLIGLPFAIVGLLIAIHRVWMNRGKDPLIFLLAWLFSSIVLAALQSVNVNRINIIFLPLIFFCALGVQAAASTGKFVRNGIVAVFLIFFLFFTHTYFTWYKTEAADDFFTGLGPAIETAVDATDGPICVTDRVNMPYIFALFYSKTGPREFAETVQYDNPGAEFQWARSFGRFTFGLGRCTDRDYDAYVIHKDEIESYDNESYDLHIFDFYATALPRR; translated from the coding sequence ATGAAGAAAGCACGCATCCTTCACGCTCTCAGAACGCACCTCACGTGGTCACACTTCGTCCGGACTCTGCGCGGGAACTGGGATATCTGTCTCATCCTTCTGATCGGCATTCTCGTGCGCACCTGGGCTTTTGGTGATATCCCTGCGGGACTCAATCAGGATGAAGCCGCAACGGGCTATGACGCATGGGCTGTACTGACGAACGGGATTGATCGCAATGCGTTTCCGTTTCCCGTGATGTTTGTGTCGTGGGGATCGGGTATGTATGCGCTCAACGGGTACCTCGCATGGCCGTTCATGCTCTTTCTGGGACTCTCGGAAGTATCGATCCGCATGCCGCATCTCGTGCTCGGTATCGCCTCTTTGATCCTCTTCTATGCGCTTGCACGCCGCTGTACCGACAGACCGACCGCGGTAATGGCGCTCTTCCTGCTCAGCATCAACCCCTGGCACATCATGATTTCCCGCTGGGGACTTGATTCGAATGTGTTGCCGGGCATGTTTCTCATTGCAGTGTTTCTGCTCGTCCTCGGGCTGCAGAAGCGCATCTATCTTCCCTGGGCCGCGTTCGTTCTCGGACTATGCCTCTATTTGTATGGAACCGCGTACGTTGTTGTCCCGGTCTTTCTTCTGCTGACCCTCATCGCGCTGCGCCTCTTCTGGAAAACAACATGGTCCACGCTTGGGCTCTCTGCGATTGTCGGATTCATCACAGGATTACCGATCGCCCTCTACGTGCTCATCAACCAGTTCCAGTGGAGTTCGATTGTGCTGCCGTTTATGAGTATTCCGCGCTTGAGCGGTGTGCCGCGTTTTCAGACTGTCTCAAGTGTGTTTGGCGGAAATGGCAGTGAAATATTGCATAACCTCACAGATTTCTGGCGTCTGCTTCTCTGGCAGGATGACGGGCTCATTTGGAATAGCTTGCCGGGATACGGACTTCTGTATCTCATCGGTCTGCCGTTTGCGATTGTGGGATTACTGATTGCCATCCATCGGGTCTGGATGAATCGCGGAAAAGATCCGCTGATCTTTTTGCTTGCATGGCTCTTCTCATCAATCGTTCTTGCAGCGTTGCAATCGGTCAATGTGAACCGCATTAACATTATCTTCCTGCCGCTCATTTTCTTCTGTGCACTCGGCGTGCAGGCTGCAGCATCCACAGGCAAATTTGTACGGAATGGTATTGTCGCCGTGTTCCTCATCTTCTTCCTCTTTTTCACACACACCTATTTCACCTGGTACAAAACAGAAGCTGCTGATGATTTCTTTACAGGCCTCGGTCCTGCCATTGAAACAGCTGTGGATGCGACGGATGGTCCGATCTGTGTGACGGATCGTGTAAATATGCCGTATATCTTCGCGCTCTTTTACAGCAAAACCGGTCCGCGCGAATTTGCTGAGACCGTGCAGTACGACAATCCCGGAGCAGAATTCCAATGGGCACGCTCCTTCGGGCGTTTCACGTTCGGACTCGGACGTTGTACCGATAGAGACTATGACGCGTATGTCATCCACAAAGATGAAATAGAAAGCTACGATAACGAGTCTTATGATCTGCATATCTTTGATTTTTACGCGACCGCCCTTCCCCGCCGCTAA
- a CDS encoding glycosyltransferase family 2 protein: MQLSIVLPCYNEEENIAAAVEDVRSWMDSASIEGEIIVVDDGSKDRSLAILADLKKKTPRLRIVEHKKNGGYGIAVRSGCDAATTEWIAFMDSDGQFLAKDFEKLLPFAKDYAFVTGRRARRADSFIRNMFGKVLGGMNVLVLGLWVRDVNCGMKMFRKDIWPTIRPTRGVEKLFNTEMFLRLKRNKIPWKTVNVPHYPRLRGTPTGGSIRVIFRMFKELWDLRFTA; this comes from the coding sequence ATGCAACTCTCCATTGTCCTCCCGTGTTATAACGAAGAAGAAAATATTGCCGCCGCCGTCGAAGATGTCCGTTCATGGATGGACAGTGCATCTATTGAAGGAGAGATTATTGTTGTCGATGACGGATCGAAAGACCGCTCGCTCGCGATTCTCGCAGATTTGAAAAAGAAGACGCCCCGCCTGCGCATTGTTGAACACAAGAAAAACGGTGGATACGGAATCGCTGTCCGTTCGGGATGTGATGCTGCCACAACAGAGTGGATTGCGTTTATGGACAGTGACGGACAGTTCCTTGCGAAGGACTTTGAAAAGCTCCTGCCGTTTGCAAAAGACTACGCATTCGTTACCGGCCGCCGCGCGCGCCGCGCTGATTCCTTCATCCGCAACATGTTCGGAAAAGTGCTCGGGGGCATGAACGTGCTCGTTCTCGGTCTCTGGGTCCGCGATGTGAACTGCGGCATGAAAATGTTCCGGAAAGACATCTGGCCGACTATCCGCCCGACACGGGGCGTGGAGAAACTCTTCAACACCGAAATGTTCCTGCGTCTGAAGCGCAACAAGATTCCCTGGAAGACCGTGAACGTCCCGCACTATCCGCGCCTGCGCGGCACACCGACAGGGGGTTCGATCCGCGTGATCTTCCGCATGTTCAAGGAATTGTGGGATTTGCGGTTTACGGCCTGA
- a CDS encoding phospholipid carrier-dependent glycosyltransferase — protein MQTSLRTLLNENRTWLALMFVIVAGFFSYVFNYQNPAALYWDENYHIASAQKYLNGVYFMEPHPPLGKLFIALGEIVLNPNPVDNQFIGTDYAQNPPDGFSFAGYRLFPALFAWWTAIPLFFIFLILTRRATWALLFDFLYLFDNALIVHNRSAMLESTMLFFASLLILSFLLLLEWKDSKRGFFWMSVLFGFAFACLMTTKAFGLIMVMLLPFIAWKLWPQFGKMVRFVLAAGISFTVFFCGIWYIHFAVGTTVNPSLPDNGYYQASPEYKTILDEKGTRNLLNFPTMLDDSLAFVTHYERGVPRLNMCKTDENGSPWFLWPIGARSISYRWETPDGSAYKYLYLQSNPVIWLTAFAGILLGLMIVFSSVLLPTPQRPKNMFLLLAFGTLYVCYMIAVSSIDRVMYLYHYFLPLTFSFFILALVFDEITQIWNWRLTDSRKTALLLAFSCCAFLSFQFYRPLSFYTPISDDAFKMRSIIDLWDLKCVRCQSNNPLVIPATN, from the coding sequence ATGCAAACAAGCCTCCGCACTCTTTTGAATGAAAACCGCACCTGGCTCGCACTGATGTTCGTCATCGTCGCCGGGTTCTTCAGCTACGTTTTTAATTATCAGAATCCCGCCGCCCTCTACTGGGACGAGAACTACCACATCGCCAGCGCGCAGAAATATCTGAACGGGGTGTACTTCATGGAGCCGCATCCACCTCTCGGAAAGCTCTTCATCGCCCTTGGAGAAATTGTGCTGAACCCGAATCCTGTCGATAACCAATTCATTGGAACGGACTACGCACAAAACCCGCCTGACGGATTTTCCTTTGCGGGCTACCGCCTCTTCCCAGCACTCTTTGCATGGTGGACCGCCATTCCCCTCTTCTTCATATTCCTGATCCTGACACGACGTGCGACGTGGGCGTTACTCTTTGATTTCCTGTATCTGTTCGATAATGCGCTGATTGTCCACAACCGCTCCGCGATGCTGGAATCGACCATGCTCTTTTTTGCATCGCTGCTGATTCTGTCCTTCCTTCTGCTTCTGGAATGGAAAGACAGCAAGCGCGGCTTTTTCTGGATGTCCGTTCTGTTTGGCTTTGCATTCGCCTGTCTGATGACCACGAAGGCTTTCGGCCTGATCATGGTGATGCTGCTTCCTTTTATAGCCTGGAAACTCTGGCCGCAGTTTGGAAAGATGGTCCGTTTCGTCCTGGCTGCAGGTATCAGCTTTACCGTGTTCTTCTGTGGTATCTGGTACATCCACTTTGCGGTTGGTACAACAGTGAATCCATCGCTGCCGGATAATGGTTATTACCAGGCTTCACCGGAATATAAGACCATTCTTGATGAGAAAGGCACACGCAATCTCCTGAATTTCCCGACAATGCTGGATGACTCTTTGGCATTTGTGACGCACTACGAGCGCGGTGTTCCGCGTCTCAACATGTGCAAGACAGACGAAAACGGCAGCCCGTGGTTCCTCTGGCCCATTGGCGCGCGATCCATCAGTTACCGCTGGGAAACCCCCGATGGCTCTGCTTACAAATATCTGTATCTGCAGAGCAACCCTGTCATCTGGCTCACCGCATTTGCCGGCATCCTTCTGGGTCTCATGATTGTCTTTTCCTCGGTCCTGCTCCCGACCCCGCAGCGCCCGAAGAACATGTTCCTGCTTCTGGCATTCGGCACACTCTACGTCTGTTACATGATTGCCGTCTCCAGCATCGACCGCGTCATGTATCTGTACCACTACTTCCTGCCGCTCACCTTCAGCTTCTTTATCCTCGCTCTGGTGTTCGACGAAATCACACAGATCTGGAACTGGCGTCTGACGGATTCTCGGAAGACGGCACTGCTTCTTGCATTCTCCTGCTGCGCATTCCTGAGCTTCCAGTTCTACCGCCCGCTCTCCTTCTACACACCGATTTCTGATGATGCGTTCAAGATGCGTTCGATTATTGATCTCTGGGATCTGAAGTGTGTGCGCTGTCAGTCAAATAATCCACTCGTGATACCCGCGACGAATTAA
- a CDS encoding PrsW family intramembrane metalloprotease, with product MSFLPTTIDFLSTKSLLVILAVVALASADMVRRWKHKQTHLLFATILGTVLSLGLIVTVRVFLQPGLQENPYAMAFAVLVVIMAWRALFGPWEVQTKATILGTFLFWITLHLYVTDDGGNHLARLIAALTALVPAVIWCRLFLRYHSERISAVLLMFFSGMLATAPILFYDALVRRGIELQFFLFRLQPESFSQASVTFVSGQLSNPGSVQNMIVSTLISFVIVGLIEELSKAWVVVHSARQLFSSIDDVLQLSIVVAIGFAFAENIINPAYFTAFVEQHLLSGRSPDIMAFLSNVLGRSVLTTMVHVVSTGVMGYFLGLSIFAAPYLEERHAHGKAYRLIAAIHRVLRLREVSIFRVQMMTTGLVSAIAIHGLFNFLVTVPDILPGNPQSFHDLFGPSSPLFLQNIPLLLLPSLLYVVGGFWLLTHLFLKKENMIERGYVVTREVLVRNEEGNA from the coding sequence ATGTCTTTTCTCCCCACCACCATAGATTTCCTCAGTACCAAGTCACTTTTAGTCATTTTGGCCGTCGTTGCATTGGCCTCTGCGGATATGGTGCGCAGGTGGAAGCATAAGCAGACACATCTGCTCTTTGCGACCATTCTCGGAACGGTCTTGTCTTTGGGTTTGATTGTGACCGTGCGTGTCTTTTTGCAGCCTGGTTTACAGGAGAATCCGTACGCGATGGCGTTTGCGGTTCTGGTTGTCATTATGGCGTGGCGGGCACTGTTTGGTCCGTGGGAAGTGCAGACGAAGGCGACGATTCTCGGAACGTTTTTGTTCTGGATCACGCTGCATCTGTATGTCACTGACGATGGAGGCAATCATCTGGCGCGTCTCATTGCGGCGCTTACGGCGCTTGTTCCTGCGGTGATCTGGTGCAGGCTGTTCCTGCGGTATCACTCGGAACGGATCAGTGCGGTGCTTCTGATGTTTTTCTCCGGCATGCTTGCGACTGCGCCTATTCTTTTCTATGACGCCCTCGTGCGTCGTGGCATTGAACTGCAGTTCTTTTTGTTCCGTCTGCAGCCTGAAAGCTTCAGTCAGGCATCCGTGACTTTTGTATCCGGACAGCTGTCCAATCCCGGCAGTGTCCAGAACATGATTGTCTCGACACTTATTTCCTTTGTGATTGTCGGTCTTATAGAGGAGCTCAGCAAGGCATGGGTGGTCGTGCACAGTGCACGTCAGCTCTTTTCCAGTATTGATGATGTGTTGCAGCTTTCCATTGTCGTTGCGATCGGATTTGCGTTTGCGGAGAACATTATCAATCCTGCGTACTTCACCGCGTTTGTGGAACAGCATCTCCTGAGTGGCCGCTCCCCGGACATTATGGCGTTCCTCAGCAATGTGCTGGGCCGCTCTGTGCTCACAACGATGGTGCATGTTGTGTCCACCGGTGTGATGGGCTACTTCCTGGGTCTCTCGATTTTCGCAGCGCCGTATCTGGAAGAGCGTCATGCACATGGAAAAGCATACCGTCTCATTGCCGCGATTCACCGTGTCCTGCGTCTGCGCGAGGTCTCCATCTTCCGCGTACAGATGATGACGACCGGTCTTGTATCCGCCATCGCTATTCACGGACTCTTCAATTTCCTTGTCACAGTGCCGGATATTCTGCCGGGCAATCCGCAGTCCTTCCACGATCTCTTCGGACCATCGTCTCCACTCTTCCTGCAGAACATTCCACTGCTTCTTCTTCCGTCTCTCTTGTATGTCGTCGGAGGATTCTGGTTGCTCACACATCTCTTCCTGAAAAAAGAGAACATGATCGAACGCGGGTATGTGGTGACGCGTGAAGTCCTTGTGCGGAACGAAGAGGGCAACGCGTAA
- a CDS encoding S41 family peptidase → MFFSRLRVASSLFVLSLLVPAGLFTADAVNAQTPTLTAAAQSSSVRTLSPNAASRRALRQSGISSRRGVTRSQSSSSVPTISVTITKPQNILPDQDMLQAVWQLLNNQYLYNAKIDSKEAAYKAAEAMVESLKDPYTMFLRPAPAQEFKDQIGGQVTGIGAQVEYKDNVLTIVAPISGSPAEKAGLKPGDKILEADGLNITNIGFLESVSKVRGPKGTSVKLHIDRGGVEMDITVMRDTIKLPEIDVSFQGSVAVVRLSQFGETTDRELRGMLEDVSERKPTGLILDLRNNPGGLLHAADIVVSNFLPKGSTVAHIVSRSGDTPETTRDEPTIDADVPVVVLVNKGSASAAEITAGALQDAKRATVVGEQTFGKGTVQQILQFRDGSELKMTIAEWETPLRRKINGIGVKPDYIIPANDVRDDQMAKALELLR, encoded by the coding sequence ATGTTCTTCAGTCGCCTCCGTGTTGCCTCTTCTCTTTTTGTTCTCTCATTGCTCGTGCCGGCAGGCCTCTTTACCGCTGATGCAGTGAATGCACAAACTCCGACGCTCACAGCCGCTGCGCAGTCGTCCTCAGTACGAACGCTCTCCCCGAATGCTGCCAGCCGCCGTGCACTCAGACAGTCCGGCATTTCCAGCCGAAGAGGAGTGACACGCAGTCAGTCTTCTTCCTCCGTTCCCACCATCAGCGTCACTATCACAAAGCCGCAGAATATTCTGCCGGATCAGGACATGCTTCAGGCGGTGTGGCAGCTTTTGAATAACCAGTATCTGTACAACGCAAAAATTGATTCCAAAGAAGCTGCGTACAAAGCAGCCGAAGCAATGGTCGAAAGTCTGAAAGATCCGTACACCATGTTCCTGCGTCCGGCTCCGGCACAGGAATTCAAAGATCAGATCGGAGGACAGGTGACGGGTATTGGTGCGCAGGTAGAATATAAGGATAACGTCCTTACGATCGTCGCGCCTATTTCGGGTTCACCCGCAGAAAAGGCGGGGCTCAAGCCCGGTGACAAAATTCTTGAGGCTGACGGACTCAACATTACGAACATCGGATTTTTGGAATCCGTGAGCAAAGTACGCGGCCCGAAAGGAACGTCCGTGAAACTGCACATTGATCGCGGAGGGGTCGAGATGGATATCACCGTCATGCGCGATACCATCAAGCTTCCGGAAATTGATGTGTCCTTCCAGGGAAGTGTTGCTGTCGTACGCCTCTCTCAGTTTGGAGAGACGACTGATCGCGAACTGCGTGGCATGCTTGAGGATGTCTCTGAGCGCAAGCCAACAGGTCTGATTCTGGACCTCCGCAATAATCCGGGTGGACTCCTGCATGCTGCCGATATTGTGGTCAGCAATTTCCTGCCGAAAGGAAGCACTGTTGCACACATCGTGTCCCGCAGCGGTGACACTCCGGAAACAACCAGAGACGAACCGACTATCGATGCAGATGTTCCTGTTGTCGTGCTGGTAAACAAGGGGTCTGCAAGCGCTGCAGAAATCACCGCAGGCGCACTGCAGGATGCAAAGCGTGCGACAGTGGTGGGGGAGCAGACATTCGGTAAAGGAACGGTGCAGCAGATTCTGCAGTTCCGCGACGGATCAGAATTGAAAATGACGATCGCTGAGTGGGAAACCCCGTTGCGCCGCAAGATCAATGGCATTGGTGTGAAGCCGGACTATATTATCCCTGCAAACGATGTACGTGACGATCAGATGGCAAAAGCTCTCGAACTTCTCCGTTAA